CATAAGCCCCCCATCCAGAGCGCCCCTGACGGCCAACGCTGGAACTGGTGAATACCAAAGAGGCACTCGGCGACTTCAGCAGCAATGGTAATAATGCTTGAGTTAGCATAAAAATTGCATTGACATTCACTTGCATAACATCCTGCCAGACGGTGATATCTTGCTCTGCCATCGGCACAATCTCACCTAATAAACCGGCATTATGCAATACACCATCCAGATGCGAAATTTGCTGACTGAGCGCATCCGCCAGTTGCTGGCAATCTTGCGCTGTAGCATGTAGTAAATCCAGTTCCCAAACGATAGCCGCCTGACCGCCAGCCTTGGCTATCTGTTGCTGCACCGCAACAAGCTTGTGTAGGGTTCGGCCGACGAGAATCAAGCGCGCACCAAAACGAGCATAAGTCAAAGCCGCTTCGCGGCCAATGCCATCACCTGCACCCGTCACTAAAATAGTGTGATTATCGAGTAGGTCGTGTTTAGGTTGGTAATGCATAATTATTCCTCTTACAGGCGGCGTAAATTTGTTTTTTGCGCACCGCGATATCTCTTACATTCTTATATTTAAGCGAAACCAATGCAATTTTTCATTTGCGCAAGACGGCGGCCTGCGGGTTCGCTAGAATGCAGGTATCTCTTTAATAGCAGATGAATAAAGGCGGTATTTTGTGGAGTTATTTTCTCTGTACGGACTATTTCTCGCTAAAGTGGTGACCATCGTGGTCGCAATTGGAGCGGTTGTATTATTGGTTGTCAGCCAAGGAATGAGGAAACAAGGGTTACGGGGAGAACTCAATTTGGTCCCCCTCGGTGAGCAATATAAGGAAATGCAGCGTGAAATGCGTCTGGCGCGCATGAGCCATGCGGAGCGAAAAGCTTGGAGTAAAGAATTCAAAAAGCAGCAAAAAGCTGACGAAAAACTGAAGAAACAGCGCGCCAAATCTGGTGCAGTGGCGGCAGTAAAACCCTGTTTATATGTCATTGACTTCAAAGGCAGCATTGATGCCCATGAAGTGGCTTCATTACGCGAAGAGATTTCTGCGGTGCTGGCAGTGGCAACTGCACAAGATGAAGTGCTACTTCGTCTGGAAAGCCCTGGTGGCGTGGTTCACGGTTATGGTTTGGCGGCGTCGCAATTGGAACGTTTGCGTCATAAAGGTATACGTCTGACTGTTGCTGTGGATAAAGTCGCAGCCAGTGGCGGGTACATGATGGCTTGCGTGGCAGACCGTATCATTAGTGCACCTTTTGCTATTATTGGTTCTATTGGTGTTGTCGCCCAAATACCCAACTTCCATCGTTTACTTAAAAAGAACGATATTGACGTAGAACTGCATACCGCAGGTGAATTTAAGCGAACCCTTACCTTGTTTGGTGAAAATACCGAGCAAGGCCGCGAAAAATTCCGTGAAGATCTCAATGAAACGCACCTGCTGTTCAAGCAGTTCGTCCATCAACAGCGGCCGTCTTTGGATATCGATGCTGTTGCTACTGGTGAACATTGGTTTGGCACCCAAGCCAAAGAGAAAGGGCTGGTGGATGCCATTGGCACTAGCGATGACTTACTGATAGCTGAGATGGATAATCATGAAGTTATTGGTGTGCGTTATTCCCGTCGTAAACGTCTGATGGAGCGCTTTACAGGCAGTGCAGCGGAAAGTGTAGATCGTCTATTATTACGTTGGTGGCAGCGTGGTGAAAAACCACTATTATAACCTGACGCGAAGTGGATTCGGTGAGATAAAAGCAGGGGGCTTGGCCCCCTGTTATTTTTGGTTCAAAGGCTAAAGGAGGAAGCAGCAAAAGGCGTCATCTGCAATTAATCGATTAAATGATATTTAGCCGATAAAACATGCGCGAGATGTTTAAACATATTAAATACGGCAGTGGTTTTTGCTGTAGGTAAGCCTTCT
The sequence above is drawn from the Yersinia enterocolitica subsp. enterocolitica genome and encodes:
- a CDS encoding YciK family oxidoreductase → MHYQPKHDLLDNHTILVTGAGDGIGREAALTYARFGARLILVGRTLHKLVAVQQQIAKAGGQAAIVWELDLLHATAQDCQQLADALSQQISHLDGVLHNAGLLGEIVPMAEQDITVWQDVMQVNVNAIFMLTQALLPLLLKSPSASLVFTSSSVGRQGRSGWGAYAVSKFATEGMMQVLAEEYKQSNLRVNCINPGGTRTQMRASAFPDEDTNKLKTPADIMPLYLYLMGDDSRRKTGISFDAQPGRKPGPAE
- the sohB gene encoding protease SohB; the encoded protein is MELFSLYGLFLAKVVTIVVAIGAVVLLVVSQGMRKQGLRGELNLVPLGEQYKEMQREMRLARMSHAERKAWSKEFKKQQKADEKLKKQRAKSGAVAAVKPCLYVIDFKGSIDAHEVASLREEISAVLAVATAQDEVLLRLESPGGVVHGYGLAASQLERLRHKGIRLTVAVDKVAASGGYMMACVADRIISAPFAIIGSIGVVAQIPNFHRLLKKNDIDVELHTAGEFKRTLTLFGENTEQGREKFREDLNETHLLFKQFVHQQRPSLDIDAVATGEHWFGTQAKEKGLVDAIGTSDDLLIAEMDNHEVIGVRYSRRKRLMERFTGSAAESVDRLLLRWWQRGEKPLL